CCCATGGCATGGCAGGTGTACACACCGGCATCCTCTACCTGCACCCGCTTGAAATGCAGGCTGCCATCCTTGGACACTGTCACCGTGCTATTGGCCCCCTCCTCCGGCACCCGCTCATTGCTTGGAGTCACCCACACCTTGCTCATGCCCTGCTGCTTGGTGTCACACTTGATGGTTAAGGTGTCCGCTAGGTGGGCCTCCCATGCGCGCTCCTTGTACTCGGTGCAGTTGAGGAAGCTGAGGTTGAAGACACTGTGCAGCTTGGTGGCATTGACACAGTACAGGTCCTCCTGGAAGTCCACCACTGAGCTCAGCTGGCGGTACTGCCAGTGGGCGAAGAGGCGGTAGAGCTCGCAGTTGCAGATCAATGGGTTGTTGTGGAGGTACAAGCCGTTCTTGATCCACGCTGGCAGCTTCTGCAGGTCAGGCAGCGGCAAGGTCTTGAGCTTGTTGGAGGAGAGATCCAGTAGTGTGAGTTTGGGCAGCTTGGCGCCCTCCTTGACCAGCTCCAGGGGGAAGCGGGAGATCAGGTTCTGGCTCAGGTAGAGCTTCTGCAGCTGCACCATGTCGTCGAAGGCGCAGCGGTCCACGGCGGCGATATGGTTGTTATAGAGCAGCAGCACCTCCAGGGCCTGCAGCTCACTGAACAGGAACTCATCCAGCGTGCGCAGCTGGTTGGAGGACAGATCCAGGTAGCGCAGGTTGGGGACTGGGGAAAAGGCCTCAGAGGAGATGAAGTTCAGATGGTTGTGGCTCAGCAGCAGGGAGTGCAGGTGGGTCAGGCGCATGGGGGTCCACTCGGCCCGCAGGCGGCTCAGGTTGTTGTGGCTGAGGTCCAGGATGGCTGTGTAGCTGGGCAAGGAGTGGGGCACGTTGGGCAGCTGCTGTTTGGAGCAGCTGAGGATGTTGCTGGCACACAAGCAGGAGGCGGGACAGCTGACCACGGCTCGGCCAGCTCTGGCCACCTCGGAGAGGAGCAGGAACAAGGACAGGAGCAGGAGCCGGAGGCCTCGCAGGTCATGCTGGGGTTGCATAGTGTCGCTGGGGAGGTCGAGGAAGGCCACTGGGAAGATCTTGGGTGGGACTCACCCCGGCATGTTCTGGTGGGGGTGGGTACAGAAGGGTCACTCACTATAGGCTTAGGAGACAGAGGGATGAGTCTGTGGTCAGCAGGGACTCTGGAGGCAAGGATTACCCCTCCCCCCTTGTCCCCTTTGAGCAGGAAGCCAAAGGAAGAGGTGCTGGGTGATTCCCAGGTACAACGCTGGCAGAGGACTCcaaggacaggggcaggaggagaGCGAGCGAGCATGAGGGCCTTCTGCGCTGGAGTCCTATGGTTGTTGAGGATATGCACGGATGCCAGGAACtgctgaggggtgggggaggaatgaCAGAGACTGCACCAGCCCAGACTGGAGGCGGGGTCAGCGGGGCCTGTTGCAAGGAGCGGGAAGGAAGGTCATCAGGGCATCCGGCAGAGCAAGGTGCATCCTGATGAAGCTGAGGGTCCCCGGGGCCTGTCGGGGGtaggacccccccacccccactcccttcCCGGGACCTCGGGTCACTGCACCTGCTCGGCGAGGATGCGTCTCAGCCCATGGCTAGTCCGGGAGCTCCGTCGCGGCCTCCCCAGCGGCGGCGCCTCACTGGCCGGCCTGTCACAGGGCTCGCTTTACGCAGGGGCCCGCGCCTGGCCACATCGCCTTCCCGGTGACTCGCCGGGCTCGGCTTCGCTTACAGCGCCGCCGCCTCGAGCGCTGCGCCCAGTCGGAGCCCACCGGCCACGACCGCCACCTTCACCGGAGTCCGCGGGCCTGTCGTGGGGTGCTGCGGGAGCGATCCGAGCGAGCGGCGGGAGCGGCGTGGGGGCAGCGAGcaccgcgcgcgcgcgcccgtcGCCGCCGCCGGGGCCCGGGGCGCGTgcgcgcggcgggggcggggcacaCGTGCGTGTGTTTGTGTCGGTGCCCTGCGGGCGGGGAGGGTCGCCGGCCCGAGACACCCCCGCTGTCCCCAGCCCAGTCCTTCCCTGTCGAGACGCGTCCAAGGCGCACGGCCGGGGACGACCTGGTCAGGAACGGAGACGCTGGCCCCTAAAGCTCCTTGTTCCTTGCCTCCCCCACCTTCCCCTCAGCCACGCAggaccctgctcccagcccagacAGCTCTGAGGAAAAGTAAGTCCAACCCGAGTGGATCCGCCGCAGGTGACTCCGGGGTTAGAGGCCGTCGCATTGTCTTTTCATTCTGCAAATTCAAGAAgtctggctcagctcccgccctgTCAATCACTGTTGGCGGGAAATTCGTTTGGTTCCTCAAGCCCCGAAGTGCTGCCGCCCTTTGCTTTAAGGCCTTGAAGTCCAGAGAATCTGCCGGCGGCGGGGCGGCTTTGGCGCAAGGTTTTCCTCTGGTGTTAAGGCTTCTAGTCCCAGGCCCCGGGGGTACCCCACAGAGGGCCCGGCTCTGTCCTATGCAAGCTGGgcaggagttggggaaggggaaaATGGCTGTCGTGTCTCCATGCTCCCCGCTCTAGGATCCCTCTTAAGACTGCCCCATGCGggtctccccagccccaccctacGTACACATGCAGGGTGTGTATAGGGGAAGGCATGCAGGCCAGGGCCACATAACccgccttacacacacacacacacacacacacacacacacacacacacacacacacacagtcgaGGTGTGGTGGGGGAAGGCATGCAGACCAGGGCCAGATGTCCATACCTAGAGACTCCGACGCCGTTCCTAGCCGGGGAAGTAAACCCCCAGGTCTGGCTTGCCATTGTACCAGCTCTTACTCCCCCTGGGAAGCAATCCAGCAGTTTCTCATCACCGGATCCTCGCAAATGAAGGGGGGTGGGTGGAACAAGGGGGCAAGAAGGGGCCCCTCTAAAGCACCCAAAAACTGCTAGCCAGAGTATGgtgctgggggaaggaggaagaggatagACCGTGTCATTCAAGAATGTAGCTTGTTGGTGGACCTTGAGGAGAGGTGACCTTTTTGTTTCTTGTGAGACACTTCCAAGACTGAAATTAATGCTTACGTAGATTAGCCTGTTAGGAGTTTAGAAAGGAAAGATTTTATATCTGTTACGTGTTTTACTATGCATTAAAGTGAATGCATTATCTTGTCAAGGGGTGTTAGCATGTCAGCCTATGTTTAGTGATCATGTGTTGGGAGCCCTGGGGGCCTGGCTGTTGGCAGGAAAGCTCAGGTCCTGAGTGTCCTCGCCGGGTGGTAGTTCACTTCCCTCAAAGCAAGAAACCCAAGAGAGAGTGCGACACAAATGACCTACCTCTTAGAGGTTGCACCTGCCACCCCCGCTGTGGTCATGTGAACAAGTCCTCGCATATTGTGGAAGGAGGCTGTGCAAAGGCAGGTTTACCAAAGGAAGGACTGGAGGCAGGGTTGGGGGTAACCTGGGGGACTGATGATCCCCTTTGCTCGGAAATCACgtctgttgtgttgttgtgtttttttttaacatttatttttgttgcaagtcagatatacagagaggaggagagacagaaaggaagatcttttgtctgttgattcactctccaacacaacagctggaactgagttaatctgaagccaggaacccagagccttcgctgggtctaccatgtgggtgcagggtcccaaggctttgggccatccttgattgctttcccaggttgcaaacagggagctggatgggaagtggggcagccgggattagaaccagcacccgtatgggatcccagcgcattcaaggttaggacttcagctgctacactACTGCATCGGGCCCCACATCTTTTTTGAATGTGGATAATATCTAAACCAAGTAGAGGACTTCAGTGGGTTTCCATGTACCCCCTCGTCCTTCTTCGGTAATTATCCAGAACATGCGCAAAATCATTTTATGTTGTACAAATTTCCCTGAGAAACATGTGATCTTTCCATTGCATCCCTCATCCCCTTGTCCCATCCTTTGTTTAAATTCCTCCATTCTTTCTGCCATGTTTAACAGGTAAGGGAGAatcagagacaaggaaagaagaCTGTAGGTGACACTGGTTTCAATAGGGCGTGTCTGTAATTCCGAGGAGTCACTATACATATAACCCAcagtcagtctttttttttcagctcatCCAGAAGTAAGCAtgcttttttttacaattttaatgAGCATACAAATTACCCTGGTGTCTGGTTAACAGATTCTGAACCAGTAGTAGGTCTTGGGGTGAGACCTGAGCGTCTGCATTTCTAACAGCTTAACAAAATGCTGCTGAGGCTGCCGGTCCACAGGCCACCATGGAGTAGCCAGGGTGTAGAACTG
This window of the Ochotona princeps isolate mOchPri1 chromosome 2, mOchPri1.hap1, whole genome shotgun sequence genome carries:
- the AMIGO1 gene encoding amphoterin-induced protein 1, giving the protein MQPQHDLRGLRLLLLSLFLLLSEVARAGRAVVSCPASCLCASNILSCSKQQLPNVPHSLPSYTAILDLSHNNLSRLRAEWTPMRLTHLHSLLLSHNHLNFISSEAFSPVPNLRYLDLSSNQLRTLDEFLFSELQALEVLLLYNNHIAAVDRCAFDDMVQLQKLYLSQNLISRFPLELVKEGAKLPKLTLLDLSSNKLKTLPLPDLQKLPAWIKNGLYLHNNPLICNCELYRLFAHWQYRQLSSVVDFQEDLYCVNATKLHSVFNLSFLNCTEYKERAWEAHLADTLTIKCDTKQQGMSKVWVTPSNERVPEEGANSTVTVSKDGSLHFKRVQVEDAGVYTCHAMGETFNETLSVELKVHNFTLHGHHDTLNTAYTTLVGCILSVVLVLIYLYLTPCRCWCRGVEKPTSHQGDSLSSSMLSTTPNHDPMAGGDKDDGFDRRVAFLEPTGPGQGQNGKLKPGNTLPVPEATGKGQRRMSDPESVSSVFSDTPIVV